Within Topomyia yanbarensis strain Yona2022 chromosome 2, ASM3024719v1, whole genome shotgun sequence, the genomic segment CACTCTACTACGACACGGATCCGTTCTTGTTCTACGTGATGACGGAGTTTGATTCGAGAGGCTTCCACATTGTTGGGTATTTCTCGAAGGAGAAAGAAAGTACAGAGGACTACAATGTGGCGTGTATTTTAACGATGCCACCCTATCAGCGAAAAGGTTACGGCAAGTTGTTGATTGAATTTAGTAAGTACTGGATTAGCGTATTAGTCTAGCATAATAGcgataaaaaaacacaattttttaggCTACGAGTTGTCGAAATTCGAAGGAAAAACGGGTTCACCTGAAAAGCCTCTGTCCGATTTAGGGTTACTATCCTACCGGAGTTACTGGGCTCAGACGATCCTGGAGATCTTGATTCTGGCGAAACCGATGGGGGATAACGAGAAACCTCAGATAACTATCAAGTAATTGCCTGTTCTTTCACACACTGCATCACAAGTAACCATTCTTCCTTATTTTCATATAGCGAAATCTGCGAGCTGACTAGCATAAAAAAGGAGGACGTCATTTCGACACTGCAGATTCTGAACCTAATCAACTACTACAAAGGCCAGTACATTATCTGCATCAACAAGGAGACAATCGATCAGCATCGGAAGGCGATGGAGAAGCACAAGATTCGAATCGATTCCAAGTGTCTCCACTGGACACCGAAAGATTGGTCCAAGCGATCCAAGTGGTAACGTAAGTTAGATACAGCAGCGAAGGGGGGAAACACAACAGATTCATTGTGTCAATGAGCAATGCGTGGGTCAGCCAGCAACGACTAAAAGCTTTGGGTAATATATTATGTAGGCTTATGCTTTGCCCCCTAACCGGAGAGGAGGATGCGCTTCCCATTACTGAACCGTAACGCAAGATGACCTGATGGTTATTCTGTATTTTAGAAAGATGTGTTCCAATTTTACTATACTTATGAAACTGgcacgaaaaaaaaagaaatcaaactatCAAAGAGTGTTTTTCTTCAACGGAACCGTGATCCGGTTGTTTCACCATATTCTCTCGGTGTGCCCCATTAAAGCTATTTATAGCGACAAGGATTTAGTCTTAACACATAGATTCTGATTAAGATTGTAAATGATAATAAATTGAACGAAACGAGTAAAATAGGCGGTTTTTTTAATTACAACCAAGGTAAAAGAAATTCCCTCCATAGGGAATTGTATTACAAAAATATGGCAGTCCGGAATAAGCCCAATCAGAATGTCATCCAAACCATTTCGAAAAAGCATCGACATTACCAAATTTGCTTGTGACAAATTTATTAGAATCCGGAAAACAGGATAAAAGCATCATCTTAGAAATTAAATGTGTCCGCGCTGAAATTGGTTGGTGGCGGCGGAGGCAGTCTAGGCTGCCCAGGGAATGCCCCCGGTGGCATCTGGGGTGGAAGTGGTGGTTGCGGCGGACGCCAGCTTGGTGGAGGTGGCCTCGGTGGGCCTGTGGGAGGTGTAGGTGGTGGAGGAGCAGGTTGTTGCCACGGCGGTGGGGGAATCATTCTTGGCGGAGCTGGTATTCCCATCGGAGATGGTGGCGGTAAAGGTGGCTGTCCAATTGGTGGAGGTAATGGAGGGGGAGGAATTGCACCGGCACTGAAGTGTGGTGCGGCTGGGGCATGTGGTGGTGGAGGTACCGCAGAAGGCGTCGGAGGTGGAGGTGGTGCCATTAGTGGTGGCGGCATCATCGGGTGCGATGGCATCATAGGCATGATCGGAGGAGGAACCGGAGCATCCGCAAACAGCTGATGGGGACGATCGGCGTGGGAAAGTGGGTTCTGCGCCGCAAGAAGACGCTCCGCGGCGGATCCATGTCGTTCTCCTTTTGAATCCTTCTTGAACGCATAGGACACTGAAATGGGACGATTACATAGATATTGACCGTTCATAGCGTCCATTGCCGCATCAGATGCTTCAAAACTCGCAAAGTTGATAAAGGCAAATCCTTTCGAATTGCCCGTCTCTGGATCTCGCATAATTTTTGGTGTCTGTAAAATAACGCCAAACGCAGAAAATGTATCATACAATAGTTTCTCGTCCACTTCCGGATCTAGATTGCCGATAAAGATATTTGCACCGACGTCCAGATTTTTCTGATGGGCAGACGCTTTGTTGACACGGATCGGTTTTCCGTACAGCTTGATCATGTTCATAATCTTAATCGCATAATCCGCATCCTCTTCGCCCAAGAATTCAACAAACCCGTATCCTTGGTGCATCTGAGTTACTCGATCCTTAGGCATGTGGACGTTGACCACTGGACCAGCTTGAACAAACATCTCCCACAGGAGTGTTTCCGAAACCTTATCATCCAAGCCGCCGACATAAATGGTGGCATCTGAAAGGAAAGCAGTAAGTTTAAAGTCGATTTCTAATGGGAAATATACGTTGATACGCCACAATTGAGTTGAATCAGCAATGGTAGATCAGTACTTTTTGTAATTTGTCAGCAATCTCCAAGCTTCATTTCGCAattattcgaaaattcaacaaaacTTACCTTGATTTCTTTCAGCGATTGGACCTGCTGCCATGGTTGTAAAGCTTTCTATTATTAACGTCAAAATAAAATTCCAGTACTGCGCGAGACTATTTTTCCCAAATGGCCTAGTTCATGCGGATACATTACATGATGTTGCATGGTATGATCGATGATACATTTCAGAGCATCAAGTTTTCATCGCGAGACAATTAGAGCATGTTCATGAGGGTGTCAGTTTCagatttataatttttacagttctataatataaaactggaaattttaaaactagaactttctgtccccagcagcagttttagcgggtgttctattcagtttaaaattgatgtctcgccatgccttcagcgttactgcattcaaatttatttttctccagtctatcggttctaagtgtctctgctgaaaactttgcatgtatttaaaacacagttctaaacgtgttttaaaatcagcaacaaatagaacggcgtcgtataacagttttaaattttgaaacaaaactgttcgaaataataaaacaaaacgctctgctggggatgtgaatgtttcagttccagttcttctttgaaactcctatatttttgtataggagtttcaaagtagaattgaaactgaaacattcacatccccagcagagcgttttgttttataatttcgaacagttttgttttaaaatttgtaactgttatacgacgccgttctatttgttgctaaTTTTAAAACACggttagaactgtgttttaaatacatggagAGTATttagcacagacacttagacccgatagactggggaaaagaaatttgaatgcagtaacgctgaaggcatggcgagacatgaattttaaactgaatagaacacccgctaaaactgctgctggggagagcaagttctagttttaaaattttcagttttatattatagaactgtcaaaattatgaatctaaaactgaaacactcctgaacatgctctgaGAAATTTAGCatcaaatacatgaatttggctgcacggtttaCTACGTTGTTTTGtctgctagtttttgcaaccaggagttttgtgtaaacagcgagtgactggttgttttaatgaatgcttgaCGAATTTCTTTTGAGAAATATTTCGCAAAATACTCAATCATGAAACTCGAAAACGCATTGAGTCACGTAACTGAGCCTGTTTTTCTGTAACTGTAAATGTTTTTCTTTGCACTAGAGaggataaagggcgaacacgaaattattgcgacaccgaaaatgtcatgccaattttcttataatgtttaaaatcaaaccaaaattttagggtagttttatacatatatttacttcaaaaatcaaaagaaaagttaatcgatagtcttgagtgtaaaattgaacgcattttcacttgatgccctccatcaaagtctttacagtgtcatgtCTTTACagtgtagatctcgccatttactgttccctttgtcacgaaaggctcactcctcagtacgcaagagcagatggcctgccaaatgagatattttgaGGCGAACtccgacattttcttcttcttaaatttgtcgtccacatagaacttgctcttgccggtgaaaaactccaaccccggaatttgcttaaaatcggcttttgtTGCGGCACAGCCTTATTTATGGTTGCTCCCTTTGTTGTCATCCCTATCATCAACACAGTTAGTGAGCACAATCTCACTCCTCACACTCGCGATGGTGAGGAAAATACGGA encodes:
- the LOC131685670 gene encoding splicing factor 3B subunit 4; this translates as MAAGPIAERNQDATIYVGGLDDKVSETLLWEMFVQAGPVVNVHMPKDRVTQMHQGYGFVEFLGEEDADYAIKIMNMIKLYGKPIRVNKASAHQKNLDVGANIFIGNLDPEVDEKLLYDTFSAFGVILQTPKIMRDPETGNSKGFAFINFASFEASDAAMDAMNGQYLCNRPISVSYAFKKDSKGERHGSAAERLLAAQNPLSHADRPHQLFADAPVPPPIMPMMPSHPMMPPPLMAPPPPPTPSAVPPPPHAPAAPHFSAGAIPPPPLPPPIGQPPLPPPSPMGIPAPPRMIPPPPWQQPAPPPPTPPTGPPRPPPPSWRPPQPPLPPQMPPGAFPGQPRLPPPPPTNFSADTFNF